From a single Silene latifolia isolate original U9 population chromosome 6, ASM4854445v1, whole genome shotgun sequence genomic region:
- the LOC141587144 gene encoding uncharacterized protein LOC141587144, translating into MECLMPVSSLMRRCSGRYTSSRLGYRPLAEDGDDLVTVVVGKEKKEFLVDPFVLQEGPFRVLIETVMKGNDKNRPKVLKMEGISNKRAIFVDVDAILFEHMLWLMYNDCSSLFKLNVKEIIEFYAQDY; encoded by the coding sequence ATGGAATGTTTGATGCCGGTTTCGAGCTTAATGAGGAGGTGCTCTGGGCGGTACACTAGCTCGAGACTAGGCTACCGCCCGTTAGCTGAAGACGGGGATGATttggtgacggtggtggtcggAAAAGAGAAGAAAGAGTTCTTGGTTGATCCTTTTGTGTTACAAGAGGGTCCATTTCGAGTTTTGATTGAAACGGTCATGAAGGGTAATGATAAAAACAGGCCAAAGGTCTTGAAAATGGAGGGTATTTCTAATAAAAGGGCGATTTTTGTGGATGTGGATGCCATTTTGTTTGAGCATATGCTTTGGTTGATGTATAATGATTGCTCCTCTTTGTTTAAGCTTAATGTTAAGGAGATTATAGAATTCTATGCTCAAGATTATTAG